The nucleotide sequence ACCCGACTGCTGGTTCAGGTGCTCCACCAGCCAGTCGGTGGCGGCTTCAAGCCCCAGCCGATCGAGGACGGGCGGGCTGATTTCGGCGATGGCGTCGGGATGGCCCAGCAGCGTCCGGATCAGCGTTGGGAAATCAGCCGCGGCCGCCGGCGGGGGTCGGATTCCAGTTCCGGAAATTTCAGTCGGTCGACGGCCATCCGGTGTCGTGCCTCAGACGAGGAATTTCTGGACATCCCCATGGGGCGCCGGGATGATCACCGCAGCCACGAACAGGCCGGTATGGGCGATGGCCGCCTCCCCGGCCTGGATCGCCGCCTCGACGTCGGCGACCGATCCGGTCAGAGTCAGGACCGCCTTGCCGCCGATGCCGTTGGCGAGGCGGATCTCGATGAGGTCCACGGCGGCGGCCTTGGCGGCCGCGTCGCCGGCAAGGATGCCCGTCAGGGCCGAGTAGCTTTCCAGCACGCCCACCGCGGCCAGCGCGGCGATGGCGGCGGTGCCGGTGAGCGCGGGAAACACCTGCGGGTGCGCGTTGGGGATGATGAATTCGTCGACGACGGCGCCCGGCGCGGCGGCTTTGCCGGTGGCAATGGCGGCCTCGACGCTGGACACCTCGCCGTGAACGAGGGTCATGTACTTGCCCGGACAGATGCTCTTCGACGCGAACAGCTCCACCGCGGCCGCCTTGGCCATGGCGTCGGCGGCGAAGATGCCGCGGGCGATGCTGTTGAACTCCAGGGCT is from Acidobacteriota bacterium and encodes:
- a CDS encoding BMC domain-containing protein, which encodes MASAIGALEFNSIARGIFAADAMAKAAAVELFASKSICPGKYMTLVHGEVSSVEAAIATGKAAAPGAVVDEFIIPNAHPQVFPALTGTAAIAALAAVGVLESYSALTGILAGDAAAKAAAVDLIEIRLANGIGGKAVLTLTGSVADVEAAIQAGEAAIAHTGLFVAAVIIPAPHGDVQKFLV